The following are encoded together in the Variovorax sp. PBS-H4 genome:
- a CDS encoding YceD family protein, producing MSREFTPDKLDVNRFAETAATLSAEEPVSAYPRLAAELGSPTAGSRVRWEAVGTEREGHAEAPVPWLHLSASTTVPLVCQRCLALVDLELKVDRWFRFVADEDTAAVEDEESEEDVLVASRDFDLRALIEDELLMEIPLTPRHEQCPEPVKLSAVDPEFDGAEAARPNPFAVLGTLRSDKRK from the coding sequence ATGAGCAGAGAATTCACCCCGGACAAGCTCGACGTGAACCGCTTCGCCGAGACTGCCGCGACGCTTTCGGCCGAGGAGCCCGTTAGCGCCTATCCGCGCCTGGCCGCGGAGCTGGGCAGCCCGACGGCCGGTTCGCGCGTGCGCTGGGAGGCCGTTGGCACTGAGCGCGAAGGGCATGCGGAAGCCCCTGTTCCCTGGCTTCATCTGAGCGCTTCCACAACGGTGCCCCTCGTCTGCCAACGTTGTCTGGCGTTGGTGGACCTTGAATTGAAGGTTGATCGCTGGTTTCGGTTCGTCGCAGACGAAGACACAGCTGCCGTCGAGGATGAGGAATCCGAGGAGGACGTGCTCGTCGCCAGCCGAGACTTCGATCTACGGGCGTTGATCGAGGATGAATTGTTGATGGAAATTCCCCTGACTCCTCGTCACGAGCAGTGCCCTGAGCCCGTGAAGCTCTCCGCAGTGGATCCCGAGTTCGACGGCGCAGAGGCTGCCCGCCCCAACCCGTTCGCAGTGCTTGGCACGCTGCGGTCGGATAAGCGGAAATAG
- a CDS encoding MFS transporter, with amino-acid sequence MQLSTRTRWASRGQFFASGFIFATWGVHIPTVKTQYSANEAELGLAMLAAGVGALLGLTQASRWIGRYGARATAGSCGTIYALLLAGLLVMPGYAALLGLLAAFGIVTSVFDVAINTEAAELELRNGRPLMSGMHGMFSLGGMAGAVTGSAALAAGLAPQLHLTLVASAMAVAIVFAAQRMLPREATSFAANNEGFRLPRGALVILGVLAALGLIAEGAIYDWSVLYLKQELGSPQQQAALAYASFSAAMATTRFFGDAMRARFAPAVLLRGSALLAAASMTLVLLTEAPWLALVGFAGVGVGFANVVPILFAASARVPGIEPARGIAAVSAAAYLGFMAGPPVIGFLAEVSSLTAALYVVVAFAMGLAASARWADPA; translated from the coding sequence ATGCAGCTGTCAACCCGCACGCGATGGGCATCGCGCGGGCAGTTCTTCGCGTCGGGCTTCATCTTCGCCACGTGGGGAGTGCATATCCCCACGGTAAAAACCCAATACAGCGCCAATGAGGCTGAACTCGGTCTGGCCATGCTGGCCGCCGGTGTGGGCGCCCTGCTTGGCTTGACGCAGGCGAGCCGGTGGATCGGCCGCTACGGCGCGCGAGCGACAGCTGGTTCCTGCGGGACCATTTATGCCCTGCTGCTCGCTGGCCTGCTCGTCATGCCCGGCTATGCCGCATTGCTGGGCCTGCTGGCAGCCTTCGGCATCGTTACCAGCGTATTCGACGTGGCCATCAACACCGAAGCCGCAGAACTCGAGCTGCGCAACGGGCGTCCGCTCATGAGCGGGATGCATGGCATGTTCAGCCTGGGAGGCATGGCCGGGGCAGTGACCGGCAGCGCTGCGCTCGCTGCGGGCCTTGCGCCGCAATTGCATCTGACGCTGGTCGCGAGCGCCATGGCGGTGGCGATCGTATTTGCCGCCCAACGGATGCTGCCCCGCGAAGCCACTTCTTTCGCCGCCAACAACGAAGGCTTCCGCCTGCCTCGCGGCGCCCTCGTCATTCTCGGCGTACTGGCCGCGCTGGGGTTGATTGCCGAAGGCGCAATCTACGATTGGAGCGTGCTCTATCTCAAGCAGGAACTGGGCAGTCCGCAACAGCAGGCCGCCCTGGCGTACGCCAGCTTCTCGGCCGCCATGGCCACGACACGCTTCTTTGGCGACGCGATGCGGGCGCGCTTCGCGCCGGCGGTGCTGCTGCGTGGCAGCGCACTGCTTGCCGCAGCCTCCATGACGCTGGTCTTGCTGACCGAGGCGCCCTGGCTGGCGCTGGTCGGATTCGCAGGGGTGGGGGTCGGCTTCGCCAACGTGGTGCCGATACTGTTCGCGGCATCGGCACGCGTGCCGGGCATCGAGCCGGCGCGCGGCATCGCGGCGGTTTCCGCGGCGGCCTATCTGGGCTTCATGGCGGGGCCGCCCGTGATCGGCTTTCTGGCCGAGGTCAGTTCGCTGACTGCTGCGCTGTATGTCGTCGTGGCATTCGCCATGGGGCTCGCAGCGTCCGCGCGCTGGGCAGACCCTGCCTGA
- a CDS encoding HAD-IIIA family hydrolase, with product MTDIRPRRFDLIAFDWDGTLYDSTRLIVRCIQAAVVDVGGAKPSENDAAWVIGLGLAEALARAAPDVPREKYAELGGRYRYHYLKHQDDLVLFDDVLPMLDALQDRGHKLAVATGKSRRGLNEALATVALRDRFDASRTADETFGKPHPRMLLELMDELGVPAERTLMVGDTTHDLQLAVNAGCASVGVSYGAHEPDAFDSLQPLYVAHSVAGLTQWLLENA from the coding sequence ATGACTGACATCCGCCCGCGTCGCTTCGACCTGATCGCCTTCGATTGGGACGGCACCCTCTACGACTCCACCCGCCTCATCGTGCGCTGCATCCAGGCCGCGGTGGTTGACGTCGGCGGCGCCAAGCCGAGCGAGAACGACGCCGCATGGGTGATCGGCCTCGGCCTCGCCGAGGCGCTCGCCCGTGCTGCGCCCGATGTGCCCCGCGAGAAATACGCCGAGCTCGGGGGGCGCTATCGCTACCACTATCTCAAGCACCAGGACGACCTCGTGCTGTTCGATGACGTCCTGCCGATGCTCGACGCACTCCAAGATCGGGGACACAAGCTCGCAGTGGCCACCGGCAAGTCGCGGCGCGGACTGAACGAGGCCTTGGCCACCGTCGCGCTGCGCGACCGCTTCGACGCCTCGCGCACGGCCGATGAGACATTCGGCAAGCCGCACCCGCGCATGCTCCTGGAGCTCATGGATGAACTGGGGGTGCCGGCCGAGCGCACCTTGATGGTCGGCGACACCACTCATGATCTGCAGCTCGCTGTCAATGCCGGTTGTGCAAGCGTGGGCGTGAGCTACGGCGCGCACGAGCCCGATGCTTTCGACTCGCTGCAGCCGCTCTATGTCGCGCACTCTGTAGCCGGTCTGACGCAATGGCTACTCGAGAACGCTTGA
- the rpmF gene encoding 50S ribosomal protein L32 — MAVQQNKKSPSKRGMHRSHNALGVPGLAVEPTTGETHLRHHISPNGFYRGRKVLKTKSEA, encoded by the coding sequence ATGGCTGTCCAGCAAAACAAGAAGTCGCCGTCCAAGCGCGGCATGCATCGTTCCCACAACGCACTGGGCGTGCCGGGCTTGGCTGTCGAGCCGACCACGGGCGAGACCCACCTGCGCCACCATATCAGCCCCAACGGCTTCTATCGCGGGCGCAAGGTGCTCAAGACCAAGTCAGAAGCCTGA
- a CDS encoding S49 family peptidase, with the protein MTDPHRTEPEGFEPFERATPAHSSARNDPTQQPGWERATLEKLAFASLREQRATRRWKTFVRLSWLAFFIFLVWLAISRGTPATAKTTAHTAVVEIKGEIANGADASAEFVVAAMKTAFEDEGAKAVVLLINSPGGSPVQAGIINDEIRRLRAKHNKPVYAVVEETCASAAYYIAAATDKVFVDKASIVGSIGVLMDGFGFTGLMEKVGVERRLLTAGENKGFLDPFSPMSDAQRAHAQQMLEQIHAQFIDVVKKGRGDRLKTGTPGLFSGLFWSGQQAVDLGLADQLGNVDFVAREVVKAEEVIDYTRRDNVAEKLAKKFGAALGDASVRAMRSAPALR; encoded by the coding sequence ATGACCGATCCCCACCGCACGGAACCCGAGGGTTTCGAGCCTTTCGAACGCGCCACGCCGGCGCACAGCAGCGCCAGGAACGATCCGACGCAGCAACCCGGTTGGGAGCGCGCTACGCTCGAGAAGCTCGCCTTTGCCAGCCTGCGCGAACAGCGGGCCACACGCCGCTGGAAAACTTTCGTCCGGCTGAGCTGGCTGGCCTTCTTCATCTTTCTGGTCTGGCTTGCCATCTCGCGCGGCACGCCGGCCACCGCCAAGACCACGGCACACACCGCGGTCGTCGAGATCAAGGGCGAGATCGCCAACGGCGCCGATGCAAGCGCGGAATTCGTCGTGGCGGCGATGAAGACCGCCTTCGAGGACGAGGGCGCCAAAGCAGTCGTTCTCTTGATCAATTCCCCGGGCGGAAGTCCGGTGCAGGCCGGCATCATCAACGATGAGATTCGCCGCCTGCGGGCCAAGCACAACAAGCCGGTGTACGCGGTGGTGGAGGAGACCTGCGCTTCGGCGGCCTACTACATCGCCGCGGCAACAGACAAGGTCTTCGTCGACAAGGCCAGCATTGTCGGAAGCATCGGCGTACTGATGGACGGCTTCGGTTTCACGGGGCTGATGGAAAAGGTCGGGGTCGAGCGCAGGCTGCTGACCGCCGGCGAGAACAAGGGGTTTCTCGATCCCTTCAGCCCGATGAGCGATGCCCAGCGCGCGCATGCCCAGCAAATGCTCGAGCAGATTCACGCGCAGTTCATCGATGTGGTCAAGAAGGGGCGTGGCGATCGGCTGAAGACTGGCACGCCGGGCCTGTTCAGCGGCCTCTTCTGGAGCGGGCAGCAGGCAGTGGATCTCGGGCTGGCCGATCAGCTAGGCAATGTCGATTTCGTCGCGCGTGAGGTCGTCAAGGCCGAGGAAGTCATCGACTACACGCGCCGCGACAACGTGGCCGAGAAGCTGGCCAAGAAGTTCGGCGCGGCGCTCGGCGATGCATCAGTGCGCGCGATGCGCAGCGCACCGGCGCTGCGTTGA
- a CDS encoding Rieske (2Fe-2S) protein, with the protein MSESIPLCNAADLVEGGRAVPFDVVHGGQTCRAFAVRYEGQVHAYLNRCSHVAMELDFQPDRFFDDSGRWLLCATHGAVYKPDTGECAGGPCRGGLVKIALSERDGVVHWHTAWNLQPLAF; encoded by the coding sequence ATGAGCGAGAGCATTCCCCTGTGCAATGCCGCCGATCTGGTGGAGGGCGGCCGTGCCGTGCCCTTTGACGTGGTTCACGGCGGCCAGACCTGCCGGGCCTTCGCAGTCCGTTACGAAGGGCAGGTACATGCGTACCTGAACCGCTGCAGCCACGTGGCAATGGAGCTGGACTTCCAGCCCGACCGCTTCTTCGACGACAGCGGCCGGTGGCTTCTGTGCGCGACCCACGGCGCCGTCTACAAGCCGGACACAGGTGAATGCGCTGGTGGGCCCTGCCGCGGCGGTCTGGTGAAGATCGCATTGAGCGAACGCGACGGCGTGGTGCACTGGCATACTGCCTGGAACCTCCAACCCCTGGCTTTCTGA
- a CDS encoding SAM-dependent methyltransferase translates to MSRGKLYLVPAPLDFGCDTPTALHDVLPSGTLQVAASITHWICENAKSARAYLKRIDGITRLAAPLQAQQIQELPREVHKKGDHQAGQFDARPLLTAALAGSPVGLLSEAGMPAVADPGSSVVRAAHELGIAVVPLTGPVSLLLALAASGLNGQNFAFVGYLPQEAEARVQRIRELESLALRTGQTQLFIETPYRNTALLQALLQTLQQNTRLAVARGLTLASADIRSETVKAWRAKPAGTDERTPAVFAIGR, encoded by the coding sequence GTGAGTCGAGGCAAACTCTACCTCGTTCCGGCGCCGCTCGATTTCGGTTGCGACACGCCCACCGCGCTTCACGACGTGCTGCCGTCAGGCACCCTGCAAGTCGCTGCCAGCATCACCCACTGGATCTGCGAAAACGCGAAATCGGCACGCGCCTATCTCAAGCGCATCGATGGCATCACGCGCCTGGCCGCACCACTGCAGGCGCAGCAGATCCAGGAGTTGCCGCGCGAAGTCCACAAAAAGGGCGATCACCAGGCGGGCCAGTTCGATGCGCGCCCCCTGCTGACCGCAGCGCTGGCCGGCAGCCCTGTCGGATTGCTCAGCGAGGCCGGCATGCCGGCCGTTGCAGACCCGGGGTCGTCCGTGGTGCGCGCAGCACATGAGCTGGGCATAGCGGTGGTGCCCCTCACCGGACCGGTGTCGCTCCTGCTCGCGCTCGCGGCAAGCGGGCTCAATGGCCAGAATTTCGCCTTCGTCGGCTACCTGCCGCAGGAAGCCGAGGCCCGCGTCCAGCGCATCCGCGAGCTCGAATCGCTTGCGTTGCGCACCGGCCAGACCCAACTCTTCATCGAAACGCCCTACCGAAATACTGCCCTGCTGCAAGCCTTGCTGCAGACTCTCCAGCAAAACACACGCCTCGCGGTTGCCCGCGGCCTGACGTTGGCGAGCGCCGACATCCGCAGCGAGACGGTGAAAGCCTGGCGCGCCAAGCCCGCCGGCACCGACGAACGCACACCCGCTGTGTTCGCGATCGGACGCTGA
- a CDS encoding Maf family protein, producing the protein MQRPVILASTSRYRRELLARFLLPFDVHAPGVDETPLPNEAPSVLAERLALEKAVAVARRFPDAVVIGSDQVADLAGEPLGKPGNHARATDQLRRMRGKTLVFQTAVAVVCQAAGFSQRDLAPVRVVFRNLSDAAIERYLLAEQPYDCAGSAKSEGLGIALLEAIDSDDPTALVGLPLIRTANMLRAAGIDLL; encoded by the coding sequence ATGCAACGCCCCGTGATTCTTGCCTCGACCTCGCGATATCGCCGCGAGTTGCTCGCCCGTTTCCTTCTACCCTTCGACGTCCACGCCCCCGGGGTTGACGAAACACCCTTGCCAAATGAGGCGCCAAGCGTTCTTGCCGAGCGGCTCGCTCTCGAAAAGGCGGTGGCGGTGGCGCGCCGCTTTCCGGATGCAGTGGTCATCGGCTCCGACCAAGTGGCCGACCTGGCCGGCGAGCCGCTGGGCAAACCCGGAAACCACGCCCGTGCGACAGACCAATTGCGCCGCATGCGTGGTAAGACCCTGGTCTTCCAAACAGCTGTGGCCGTTGTCTGCCAAGCTGCCGGCTTCAGCCAGCGCGACCTGGCGCCCGTGCGGGTCGTATTCCGAAATCTCAGCGACGCGGCGATCGAGCGCTACTTGCTGGCAGAGCAGCCGTACGACTGCGCCGGCAGCGCCAAAAGCGAAGGCCTTGGCATCGCGCTGCTGGAGGCCATCGACAGCGACGATCCGACGGCGCTGGTCGGCCTGCCCCTGATCCGCACCGCCAACATGCTGCGCGCCGCAGGGATCGATCTGCTGTGA